A region of Vigna radiata var. radiata cultivar VC1973A chromosome 10, Vradiata_ver6, whole genome shotgun sequence DNA encodes the following proteins:
- the LOC106775065 gene encoding plastid-lipid-associated protein, chloroplastic, translating into MASLSHLNKLLCVPPLNSSASVLPPCSLGIWTKPVGRSRMVAELATSAWRVRAVTSEDEWGTEKEEKEEAYGGGVAVEEKVAVEPETENLKKALVGSFYGTNRGLKATSETRAEIVELITQLEAKNPTPAPTDALTLLNGKWILAYTSFAGLFPLLSGGTLPLVKVEEISQTIDSQNFTVQNSVQFAGPLATTSISTNAKFDVRSPKRVQIKFEEGIIGTPQLTDSLEIPENVEFLGQKIDLTPFKGIFTSVQDTASSVAKTISSQPPLKIPISNSNAQSWLLTTYLDQELRISRADGGSVFVLIKEGSSLLTI; encoded by the exons ATGGCGTCTCTCTCACACCTCAACAAACTTCTATGCGTTCCACCGCTTAACTCTTCAGCTTCTGTTTTGCCACCATGCTCGCTTGGGATTTGGACCAAGCCCGTCGGAAGGTCGAGGATGGTCGCTGAATTAGCGACTTCAGCGTGGCGTGTCAGAGCGGTGACGAGCGAAGACGAGTGGGGCACggagaaggaggagaaggaggagGCGTACGGCGGTGGCGTGGCGGTGGAGGAGAAAGTGGCGGTGGAGCCAGAGACAGAGAACCTGAAGAAGGCTTTGGTGGGTTCGTTCTACGGCACGAATCGTGGACTGAAGGCAACGAGCGAAACGAGAGCGGAGATCGTGGAATTGATCACTCAGCTTGAGGCCAAGAACCCTACCCCTGCTCCAACCGACGCCTTGACTCTCCTCAACGGAAAATGGATTCTCGC GTATACATCCTTTGCAGGTTTATTTCCGTTGTTGTCAGGTGGAACACTTCCGTTGGTCAAGGTAGAGGAAATATCTCAGACTATCGACTCGCAAAATTTCACTGTCCAAAACTCTGTTCAGTTTGCTGGTCCTTTGGCCACCACCTCAATTAGTACAAATGCCAAATTCGATGTCCGAAGTCCAAAACGTGTTCAG ATCAAATTTGAAGAAGGCATCATTGGCACACCACAGCTTACAGACTCGTTAGAGATACCAGAAAATGTGGAGTTTCTGGGTCAAAAGATTGACCTTACACCTTTCAAAGGCATCTTCACCTCTGTTCAAGACACAGCCTCATCGGTTGCGAAAACAATTTCAAGCCAGCCTCCCTTGAAGATCCCAATTTCCAATAGCAATGCTCAGTCCTGGCTACTCACTACATACCTTGACCAAGAATTGCGTATCTCAAGGGCTGATGGTGGCAGTGTCTTTGTTCTCATCAAAGAAGGAAGCTctcttttaacaatttaa
- the LOC106776257 gene encoding adenosylhomocysteinase: MALLVEKTSSGREYKVKDMSLADFGRLEIELAEVEMPGLISCRKEYGPSQPFKGTRITGSLHMTIQTAVLIETLTALGAEVRWCSCNIFSTQDHAAAAIARDSAAVFAWKGETLQEYWWCTERALDWGPGGGPDLIVDDGGDTTLLIHEGVKAEQAYEKTGQFPDPSSTDNAEFQIVLTIIKEGLKTDPKKYHKMKERLVGVSEETTTGVKRLYQMQANGTLLFPAINVNDSVTKSKFDNLYGCRHSLPDGLMRATDVMIAGKVAVVCGYGDVGKGCAAAMKQAGARVIVTEIDPICALQAMMEGLQVLTLEEVVSEADIFVTTTGNKDIIMVSHMKKMKNNAIVCNIGHFDNEIDMMGLENYPGVKRISIKPQTDRWVFPETKTGIIVLAEGRLMNLGCATGHPSFVMSCSFTNQVIAQLELWKEKGTGKYENKVYVLPKQLDEKVAALHLGQLGAKLTKLTKDQADYISVPVEGPYKPAHYRY, translated from the exons ATGGCGTTGCTGGTGGAGAAAACAAGCAGTGGGAGGGAGTACAAGGTCAAGGACATGAGCCTCGCCGACTTCGGAAGATTGGAGATTGAGCTGGCCGAGGTTGAAATGCCGGGTCTCATCTCCTGCCGCAAGGAGTACGGACCCTCTCAGCCCTTCAAAGGAACCAGGATCACTGGCTCCCTCCACATGACCATCCAAACCGCCGTCCTCATCGAGACCCTCACTGCCCTCGGCGCTGAGGTTCGCTGGTGCTCCTGTAACATCTTCTCCACCCAGGACCACGCCGCCGCTGCCATCGCCCGCGACAGCGCCGCCGTCTTCGCCTGGAAGGGCGAGACCCTCCAGGAATACTGGTGGTGCACCGAGCGCGCCCTTGATTGGGGCCCCGGCGGTGGCCCCGATCTCATCGTCGACGACGGCGGTGACACCACTCTCCTCATTCACGAGGGTGTCAAGGCGGAGCAGGCCTACGAGAAGACGGGACAGTTTCCGGACCCCTCTTCCACTGACAATGCCGAGTTCCAGATCGTGCTCACCATCATCAAGGAGGGCTTGAAGACCGATCCCAAGAAGTACCACAAGATGAAGGAAAGACTGGTGGGCGTCTCCGAAGAAACCACCACCGGTGTCAAGAGGCTCTACCAGATGCAGGCCAACGGCACCCTCTTGTTTCCAGCCATCAATGTCAATGACTCTGTCACCAAGAGCAAG TTCGATAACCTGTATGGTTGCCGTCACTCCCTCCCCGATGGACTTATGAGAGCCACCGACGTGATGATCGCCGGTAAGGTTGCCGTTGTCTGTGGTTATGGAGATGTTGGGAAGGGTTGCGCCGCAGCCATGAAGCAGGCCGGGGCTCGTGTGATTGTGACGGAGATCGATCCCATCTGTGCTCTTCAGGCTATGATGGAGGGTCTTCAGGTTCTCACCCTGGAGGAGGTTGTCTCTGAAGCCGACATCTTCGTGACCACCACCGGGAACAAAGACATCATCATGGTGAGCcacatgaagaaaatgaagaacaaCGCGATCGTGTGCAACATTGGGCACTTCGACAATGAAATCGACATGATGGGGCTTGAGAACTACCCTGGTGTGAAGCGCATCAGTATTAAGCCCCAAACCGACAGATGGGTTTTCCCTGAGACGAAGACAGGCATCATCGTGTTGGCCGAAGGTCGTCTGATGAACTTGGGGTGTGCGACGGGCCACCCAAGCTTTGTGATGTCCTGCTCCTTCACCAACCAGGTCATCGCACAGCTTGAGCTGTGGAAGGAGAAGGGTACTGGGAAGTACGAAAACAAGGTTTATGTTTTGCCCAAACAGCTTGATGAGAAAGTTGCTGCCCTCCACCTTGGCCAGCTAGGAGCTAAGCTCACCAAGCTCACCAAAGATCAGGCTGATTACATCAGTGTCCCTGTTGAGGGTCCATACAAGCCTGCTCATTACAGGTACTGA